From Malaya genurostris strain Urasoe2022 chromosome 2, Malgen_1.1, whole genome shotgun sequence:
AACGCCGATGTTAGCTCGAGGGAACAGTGCCTGAGACTGTGCTGTGAGACCGAGAACTGCGACGTGTTTGTGTTTGAGGAAAAGGTACGCACGGTTCAAAAGGGGCTCCGGGGGGTTGTTGGGCTTTGCTATGAATGTCAAACCTTTCTCAAAGGCGCACAACACGCTTAATCTTACTAATTGGACAAATTTGGGCCGTATAAAAAAATGATTAGTTTTCCCAACGTGGTATTTCAACAATGCAAGCCTAGGTCGTGTTCATAATTATGAAACAAAGGGTTAAAATAATTGTCAATTCACACTAACACATCACGCCTTTGTTGcgctattttgaagaaaaaaaaatcattatccgCTCCGTTATTCTCATCCAAACTAATCGGGCGCCTCTGTTTCCCCTTTCAGAATCAGGGTACTTGCTTCCTCTTCCAGTGTGGGCCACCAACCGATTTCCATTGTAAATTCACTCGTCATTTAAACTACACCAGCGCTGTGCTGAAGATTCCATCCGTGGAACAACCACCTCCGGCGCTGGTCAGTCAGATTCACTCACTGGCTCAGTCATCCCAGGTGTCAAGCTCGCCTAAATTATCGCAGCACGAGCTGGAATTGGTCAACTTGAAAGCACCCAAACCAGCTCCGAAAAggtatttgcaaaaacttagtcTATTTACTGTCCCTAATTAATGAAGCAATTTATCTATGATTTTAACAGTGACCTTACGACAACAACTTTGCTCCCACCACTCGGCATTCAACTGGGCCAAGTTCTCACCACAAGTACAGCCAAATCCATAACACCGTCCCAGTGCGGTCACTACGAGTTCCCATGCCATTCCGGAGAATGCATCGCCGTGTACAATGCGTGCGATGGAATTCCCCAGTGCGCCGATGGTAGCGACGAAGGACCGGAGTGTCGGAGACCTCCCCCGGTAAAAACGTTTCAAGCCGCTCCGATTCTGCAGCAATCACAACTTCCAGTAGCCGGTGGCCAAATGAATTCGATACCACTGTCAAACGCACAAATTTTCCCAACAAATTTGCAGCAACAGCAGATGAGAGGActccaacagcagcagcaacaacagcaacaagatGAGCAAAAATTGGCCCACCAGATGccgcataatcgggaagatccAATGACGGCACCGAAATCATGGCCACGTCCGATTGTGGAAACGCAGGGAGCCTATGTGGGTAAGTATTGTTTCCTTGATTTGTCGGTCCACAACCAACGAATTTAACTGCAATCGGCAGGCCCTGTAGATAATGTGGGTAAAGTGGATAGTTGTACCCACTCAGGAATTTCCGAATGGGTGAAATACCCACTCGGATtcctacacgggcaaaattgcgattcaagaaatgagcgaaacgagtcatgatatggggaaaatagtatattttcatgttatgataaaacATCATGAATAatagttctcggatcatgatgcatttggactgatttcgtggaaatttagcgtaacgcatttgacgttgttgggtataacttcaggcgtgtttctgctacgatggtaatctttgcaacataatTTCAGgtgttatgttttaaaatatgaagatttcaaatatgaattaaatgaaaGTGTGTGGTGTATTGTTTACAcgattttaactaatgtctcaaataatgtatagttgaatagcaaaacagtgaaaagcacaacgaatttcatttaatctgaagcatcaacaatttaaatatgtttttgaatAACCACGACACCttaaataacgtgtttacttgcgttcattgctccagttttgattttttgtctcAGAATTTGAAACacataaacgaactgcatgaaaaaaacacgtgtgaatcaaacctcttaaaaagatactctatgtcgaattcttgcaaataccgcggatcgatatttccttttttgttttcaaaacatcgtttgcaaaatcgtcttatttgaaatatttaggtgaatcaatacagcttgtgttcttatatctatgaaacaaattaatcgaactggttgaacaaaaaaaaatctaattttcgttagatggtgctcctaatttacagtcgaatttatttttcggtttacgctagctctgggaatattattttaacaacaacagtcacatcgaatatgtaagaatacattcagatatatttATACAAAATGTAAAACTTATGTCAATTTTCGCttcattatttttatattttcaattcTCTGTCAGCCTGTGGGTAAACCAACACAATTATAAAACGAATATGCCCcaggatcaagtaaaaatttccagtagttcttgcttttcaatgtctgctttttgtctCACCATTAATATATCAAACAATCCaccacatcacttgaggcagagggttcaaagtgatatccggatagaaaattggagttacgagctttaaaagaaatacattcttcaagtaacgcattttcggaccatgattaattttcatgggagaaggctttttgctcatggtttcataagaatttaaaatgattggtttcatgattttctaatcatgacagcagtaacagatttctttccgtgtaaagAATTTTGCAAATTTATCTCGTAAAGCGTGAGCGTCTTTTGTATACGTGCATTCGCATTCatatctttttaccttttttcgtaagtataaaaaataggttagaattcgctcaaattttagAGAAAAATTCGAGTTTCATATGCCAATCGATTTAGCTAttcagttttatgtcaaaattttcaggttTTTGACAatgtctgtcacaattgaccttgtaaacaaaatatgttttaagaCTCAGATTTCACacgataataaatttccaacaggCCATAGTAAGGTGAAATCCGTtcctttttaacggagatatcgaaatttttgtgataGCGACTTTTCCACCACTTCCAGCAGAAGAAGTTTTGAGTGCTGTATGATAAAGCGATGCTTGGAagtaacgtgaaacacgatttttaatacggttacatgcaattgtttctaagtaccaaaaagactatgTACAGCATTCATGACCTTTTTTCCTCGGATCGATTTtctcacggttcatttttggcaacataatcggtcGAATATGGTATTTGTAaaccacacggaaagaccgaaatcagcattttggcgaaaaaattagttgattttctgatttcagttagttgtttttgagacaactaaaaaaatcttacttttgctaatttagattttttaattctcattcccttaataataataaaatatttgttgaaatggttatttttttagttgaattcaccaattcaacgtgctgtcatttcttagctaaggcacacttcatttcctttcaactaattttttagttgaattagggaAATgatacgttgttttcaaccaacataaatagttgaattggcttctgccatttgcagctatatggcgcactgtcaccgaaaaaacgttagcaccataatgactactagccattaGATGGcaaactactaccgaaaaaaaattcagtcgcggttgccTTTTCTATATtgccaggtataaatacgatgttgtattggagaaaagacataaacataaacttctttttaacaaattttcttctaagacgctgttttcttcattcgacttcgcgaaatcgactctctcactggaaactttgagcactcggaaaaccaaaaccgaatacaagtagttcaccggacggcgtagtccGGAAGGTTTGAATatacaaaaacatcatttgacatataacaTACAataagagtgcaacattcgaaactcacttcacagttccgcgtaaaaacatgattgcgcacaatcgctttaaatgcgcacaaattcacaaatttgCATATCACATCACCGGAaaattatatatggatatatcgtaacacatgcgaaaaacaccaaaacaatttgcaagcagtttcaacaaagctgtcctttttagctttttaatggattgttttgcattgacacttctcatgagtttttggcgaaaaaacttgttaataaaaccaatttcattttcgtgttctttgtgctgtccttcagtaatgatggtgataaataaatagaaaaaatttttttctgattttaataacaaaactaacacatgaatcaataagtcccgagactaaagcagagatggcgctcgtagtaaaccagtaaccacgtctttctagagtactaacctttgcttgaaacgggtcaaaattttaagtcgatccgactagaaacagctgagttttcgaggttggagtaaagtcgttttgtagtttgtttaaaaaatgtaaaaaaccgagtttcgtgttttgataaaacattgttttttaatggataaaaacaccatgcaagcgaaacaatggattgaaaaatgttatccagactcttgtccatcaaaagcaacgatttgtcggtgattcgccgagtttaaacgtggtcgtaccgacacaaatgacgcggaacgctcgggtagacctgtggaagccgttacaccggaaaatgtgagtgaagtgacaaaaattataatgaaagatcgtaaagtgaagctccgtgagattgctgagatgacacagatatcatatggaagtgtatttactatcctccatgtaaaattgaacatgaaaaaggttttttacaaGTGGGTGCCTCGATTGCTTTCGACaatgacaatgcaccctgccacaagtcgatgaaaacaatggcgaaattgaacgaattgggctttgatctgcttcccaacCTCCCCCCCccttactcgccagatttagcccccagtgactactggctctttgcggatcttaaaaaaatgctccagggaaaaagatttggctcaaatgaggaggtcatcgctgaaactgaagcttattttgaagcggaagataattttttttatgaacatggtattgaaaaattggaaaaacgttggaaccattgtattaccctaaaaggtgattatattgatgaataaaaaaaaaatttgcaaaaaaaaatgttgtttccattgttagtcacggaacttattgatccatgtgttagttgtcaatgagaatttcgtgttggattgaaatattgctggtttttgtccaggatattcgccaactaaacacattctctaaaaataagagttttttccagcaaagagagttttcaattttttttctaaatgaccTCATTCTAGATACTAGCGACAGTCGCATATTCAGTCACAAAGGCGGACTTCAGGTTGCAACCAACAATATTTCTCCACCTCAATACCAGGACTCTCTTCCGGACACCAGTTACGTTCCAAATATCCCCAGAAACAATCCCTACTTACCAATTCCGGGAAGTTATCAATCTGGCGCATCACAGTGGAGTGATCCCCGGCTGTCCGCACCACCAAGACAAATCTGGCCCAATCAGATCCAAATGCCCCAGGAACAATACATGCTACCACCACTACAGCACCAACCGGACTCAGTTCAGGTACCTCCACAGCCGGTCCAGAACACCCCACCTCAACAACCACTGCTGACTCAATCCCAGCAATCCCCGCCAATCAGTCCAAACTTGACCGCAGATAAAGCTAAATCAAACACCGAAAACGCCGAGGTTCCGAAGAAAACCACTGAAACACATAAATCATCCCCAAAATTATCTGAAGAATATGATTCCGACGAAGATCAGTACCAGGATGGCAAATCCTCCAATGAATATCAAGAGGACGAGAAGCCAGTTCCTCCCCAGAAGAAGAAACAACGGAAACAccacaaacaacaacagcattccGAGGAACACAAGAAAAAGAACAAATCTAAAACTACGAAAAAGGATAAAGCATCTGAACACGAAGGTAGCGAGCATCCGGCACCAATTCACGAGCATCTCAAGATGCTACGCAACGATTTGGAGATCGAGTTCGCTGACCACGATGGACTGGCAGAAAGACCCGGGGGAGCGGTGCTTTCCCTGACGCTTGGTTAGATTTGAATGTGAATAATTTTTAACaatgtgatttgatttttttttcttcctaacCACAGGCGCTATACTGACAGCAGCTCTAGCGATTCTGATAGGATGTCGTATGAAGGTTGCTCGACGAAGGGTACGACGACAGGGGAAATCGTCCTATGCGCACGATGCTGACTTTCTAGTGAATGGAATGTATTTATAAAGTGCTTACGTAGTTCTATCTAGAAGTGCCATTTCGTTGTTACGCGGGACTTGtttgatttttacaaaactaAAGATGCACCCTTGCTTCGAGACACATTTCATTAGATTGTAAGAAAGTGTATCCCTGATTTGCCAGCCACCGTTGAatatttggttaataaaaatctATTGGGAGAGAACTTTTGCAATTGTCAACTcatttatatcgaaatattgtaatatcCGTATGCGTTAACTTTCCGTTTGATACCGTCAATTAAGTTCTGCACAATACCCTTAGCCAACTGTCCGGAAGTATTTTTCCACTGTTTAGTAGAATCTTGCTTTGTATTTACCTATCCTTTGGATTAGTCAAGGTTTGGCTTCACAATGGTTCAATATCTTACTAACTTCTGATGTGttcaaaaaattacagtcttttGTTACAATGTTGTTGCATACCACCTCTgaacaaaaatgacaaaacgCCAGAACAACACTTAAGTCGTGTGCTTTTGAATGAATTGGAGTAGCTGCttttttgaatttcttgaatagtTGTAGATCTTGTTAAGGAAATTTAACTCTTTAAACCACAACTACAAATAGTCTgccaaaaaatgtattttttttttcagaaaacttcgacATTTCCGCGTTGTAATGCGATATAAAACTCAGGAGCAGGCAGCAGCTTGAAGTCTGATTTAAAAATATAGAACTGGGAAAACATTATCTAAAATTGACTTACAATACAGGACCGCTTTTATAGAGTGGCAGTGGGGGGTGGGGCTCCCTTGGAGCATTTAAGCGAGGCCTACAAAACAGATAGTGATAGCAGGGGGGCCATATCCAGTAAATATGATGGGTTCGATAGCAATGCCAAGGTAGAGAGCGACGATTTCACtcttcaaacgcatcaatttttttttttcataaatacgttcatttcataggcaatatacataagtttttcttcgccgtggcatccacaatacatagtagtttaaacctaatacatttcgaatatcatattagtatgttggtactcattcgttaatctaaacactgtttttatcaagcgagttgctattttaaattacatcaaataaaatacatttattttgtacatgatcttataactatttcaggattgtttgtattagttcaccacttatattcaatatcctatagttggctattggttgaactcagggaagagaaaacagtctaacataaaataaaatttaaattggaactccaatggatttaatgaaatgataaagaagtttcatgtatggaaggtcacgacaagcaagaatgtcgcgaactgggacattggatagtctaccttgggtacgcaaggaatttattagttgagatctgacatcacgaaactccacgcatgtccaaacaacatggtcaatatcgcggtaaccttcgccgcaagcacaatgattagtctcggaaagtccaattcgaaggagatgtgcatctaacgtgtagtgattggacatgagtctggacatcacacgaatgaaatctctactcacatccagtcccctgaaccatgcctttgtcgatattttaggaataattgagtgcatccaccgacccagatcatctttatcccaagaagcttgccagctggcaagtgttctttggcgagacgcgctatagaattcgttgaaagcaatcggtctctcataaatttcaccctcaatagcaccacgtttggctaaaatatcggctctttcattgcctggaatggagcaatgagccggaacccaaactatagtgatttgataattattttcaatatgacgttcaggcactgttttattttggccaagaaaaaaggttcatttttgcaagcGGCGTTcgagcgaatagcttcaattgcacttagactatctgtgaaaagaaaataatggtttggagataatgtgacgattacactcaaactataatgaactgctgctagctctgctatataaacagatgaaggttcttgaagcctaaatgagaccgaaacattattgttgaatataccaaacccattagcctcttcaattcgtgatccgtccgtgtaaaatattttctcagagtcaatatgcctgaacttacttgtaaatatttttgggatttccatcgagcgtaggtgttccgggattccacgcacttcgcgctgcatggatgtgtcgaaaaataaagttgagtcagggacatttaggaggctgacacggataggaacatcttgaagggttgatttcctgtgtcatatggttaaaatatactgtcatgaatcttgtttgagattgaagctcaactagcctttcgaagttgttaataaccaggggattcagtacctcacatcttattagcagtcgcgatgaaagctcccaaaaacgatctttcaatggaagaactcccgccagaacttcaagactcattgtatgtgtcgaatgcatgcaccctaaagcaattcgcaaaccacgatattgaattcgctccagtttgataatatgagagtttgcagcggaacgaaagcaaacgcatccatattccatcactgaaagtatcgttgtctgatacaattttattagatcttccggatgagcaccccaccaagatcctgttattgttcgaagaaaatttactctttgttggcattttgttatcagaaacctaatgtgtcctccccacgtgcatttggaatcaaaccacaccccaaggtatttgaaagtcaaaacctgttggattattcttcccatcatatgaagctgaagctgcgcgggatcatgctttcttgaaaagacgaccagctctgttttctccgcagagaattcgataccaagatgaacagcccaaacggacaagttatctaaggtatcttgcaatggtttttgcagatcaatagctttgggttcagtaactgaaactatgccatcatctgccaattgtcttagtgtacatggggttactagacagctgtcaatgtcattcacgtaaaaattataaaggagcggactaaggcatgagccttgcggtagacccatgtagctaattctgaatgttgccaaatcgccatgtgaaaaatgcatgcgtttctctgacaaaaggttgtgcaaataattatttataaccggtggaagtccatgttggtggagcttgtctgaaagaacatcaatggaaactgaatcaaatgctcctttaatgtctaaaaatatagatgccatttgttgcttttgagcgaaggcaatttggatgtcagacgaaagtaatgcaaggcaatcattcgtctctttatttctacggaagccaaactgagtatctgacaacaaaccgttcgtctcgacccaagtgtcgagacgtcgtagaataattttttcgaacaattttctgatgcaggacaacatcgcaatgggtctatatgagttgtgattggaagctggtttccccggcttttgaatggcgataactttctcttgcctccagtcaggtggaacaatattttgctcaagaaacttgttaaacaattccaacaaacgtctttttgagaggtcgggcagattcttcaccaagttgaatttaattctgtccaacccaggagcgttattgttacaagacatgagtgctatggaaaattccatcattgaaaaggggctatcaacggaaccattatttggaaaagattcccttataatgctatgcgtaggaacagaatctggacaaactttcctcgcaaaatcaaatatccatcggttcgagtattcctcactctcatttcctacgttacgattcctcattcgtctggccgtattccaaagagtgctcattgaggtttctcttgacaaaccttcgacaaaatgtctccaatagctacatttcttggcccgaagtatgctcttgtacttggtttctaaagtcaagaatttttcaaaattctgaggagttcctcctcctcgttttaaaaacgtcttgaaagcattttgtttggcgtgcttagcatctgaacactctttgtcccaccaagggtttggaggccttctgttagacgatggaccaagaaatcgtttggtttgggcttgttctgcggcctccagaatcgaacaaacgaggaagtcatattcttcaagtggggggagctctaccattgaagttaagacacttgaaatattactttggtatttaatccagtcaatattttttgtcaaatcatatggaatattaactgaattagcaatgcctttgttactgctaattgagatgatgattggtaaatgatcgctaccatgtaaatcaggaaatactttccaggtgcaatctagtcgaattgaagtcgaacaaagagataaatctaatgcacttggacgtgcaggagggcttgggatccgtgtcatgctacccatatttagtaccgtcatgctaaaattgtcgcaaatattatatattaaggatgatctgctatcattgtaaacggaaccccacatcattccgtgcgaattgaaatctcctaaaatcaaacgtggagcaggaagggcttcgacaatttcattaagctgtcgttgtccaacttgagctcttggaggaatatatatcgaagcaatgcaaatgtcctttcctttaatgtttatttgacatgcaacaacttctatactagaagtcgaaggaatgtttaatctataaaaggaataacatttcttaattcctaaaagcactccaccatacggggagtctctatcgagacgtataatgttaaaatcattaaaatttaaagctatgtttgaagtaagccatgtttcgcataaagcaaatacatcacatttttgactatgcaacaaaactttaaatgaatcaagttttggcatgatgcttcgacaattccactgcaggacagtgattgaatcatttgcggcggatgataaattatccatcaaatgatacaaaacctgaaagagctggccattgagctgataactgtttcaaaaaagttctagctattggaaggaatgctgttatgatggtctttagaggttcagaaatattgaatgcagcgaaaatccattctacaatttccgaaaatttcagtaatcctgttggtgaatgtgaaataaaGCCCACTGgaatattgtcttttcttgagctagttcttggattggtttgtgaatttgacaaaccaggaggcacagtttttagttttaaatttggctttttagctttaacacggggatctttttttgaaggtgtaattttaggtgtcttttttggtattttatggtttggtaatctcctcttaacagacccttgagcagtgacaaacgaggtatcttcactatttccgtcagagtcagattcctctggctccgcaagatttgaaaaaccgttttcggtttccaaaggggagacatgtatgaccgttttgagcatttcagcatatgtgcgcttagaccgtgcttttaaagaaagcttcattttgtctttacgcagcttaaatgcagcgcacactgaaagatcatcatgaggactttccccacaataaacacatttttcaacatctttatcgcaaagattatccttatgaggcccttgacatttgatacatttggacttattactacagtaagtagctgtatgtccgaattttttacagttcgtgcaattcataacatgcggtacgaaaagccgaacaggaagacgaattttatcgatatagacatggctaggcaatgcagatccggcaaatgttacgcgaaacgaatctgagggacgataagacttttttccatcgacaatagatgctgagtacaattgtttgcactcgagtatcttaactccctcaagcatggagtttttaaaacggccaactccatttttaagtaaatcatctgctgtcagacttgcttcagtcacaacaccgtcaatttctacctccttcgatggaatgtaaactcgatattcaatagcaaacaatttacaggttacaatatcgtttgcctgtttcaagtcgttaacaacaactcgaattttatctctattaaccttacagatttctttaccttaagagaaatgtgatgtcaaatcctttgtaatttgcatcaagtttaaaatcttttctttttttcgaagatagact
This genomic window contains:
- the LOC131431567 gene encoding uncharacterized protein LOC131431567, with the translated sequence MTNIKWLGSVFCPISLLVLYSIEVTGQGLDGFSASQHSIAKRMDLETCLVHFDIHLNTIIRTEESRSMGAKFLDNADVSSREQCLRLCCETENCDVFVFEEKNQGTCFLFQCGPPTDFHCKFTRHLNYTSAVLKIPSVEQPPPALVSQIHSLAQSSQVSSSPKLSQHELELVNLKAPKPAPKSDLTTTTLLPPLGIQLGQVLTTSTAKSITPSQCGHYEFPCHSGECIAVYNACDGIPQCADGSDEGPECRRPPPVKTFQAAPILQQSQLPVAGGQMNSIPLSNAQIFPTNLQQQQMRGLQQQQQQQQQDEQKLAHQMPHNREDPMTAPKSWPRPIVETQGAYVDTSDSRIFSHKGGLQVATNNISPPQYQDSLPDTSYVPNIPRNNPYLPIPGSYQSGASQWSDPRLSAPPRQIWPNQIQMPQEQYMLPPLQHQPDSVQVPPQPVQNTPPQQPLLTQSQQSPPISPNLTADKAKSNTENAEVPKKTTETHKSSPKLSEEYDSDEDQYQDGKSSNEYQEDEKPVPPQKKKQRKHHKQQQHSEEHKKKNKSKTTKKDKASEHEGSEHPAPIHEHLKMLRNDLEIEFADHDGLAERPGGAVLSLTLGAILTAALAILIGCRMKVARRRVRRQGKSSYAHDADFLVNGMYL